GTTCTGGTGGTGCGCTCAGCCGCGCGGGGTGAAGGCGACCACGTCGCCCGCGCGCTCCCCGCCGGAGAGCTGCCCGTTGCGGGGGGTGCGGATGTAGACGCGGTGCAGCCAGCGGTCCCGGCCGTCCCAGCGGGGGGAGAACGGGGTACGGGCGTGCGTGGTACGGAAGTTGTCGACGATCAGCACATCACCGGGCGTCAGATACACCGCCTCGGTGACCTCGTCGAGCGCCTTCGACAGCGCGGCGACCGCCGCCACGTCCTCCGGGACGTCCGGGGTGAGCAGCTCACGGTCATAGCCGATGAAGGGATCCCCGGGGTCCCCGTACAGGGGGGTGACCTGGGCTATGGCCCCCGGGTCCGGCACCCCGCCGCGGAACGACACGTCCACACAGCACGGCATCTTCCGTCCGAAGAGCCGCTCGCGCACCTCGGCGGAGAGCAGCGGCAGCGCCTTGCGGACCGAGGCGACCAGGGTGGCCGCCGTGCGCTCGTGGTCGGCCCGGGTGCAGGCCAGCATCACGTAGTTGGGCTGGAGGACGTGGTACGCCATCTCCGTGTGGAACTCCAGCAGCGTCTCGGAGGTCTCCGACGACAGGTAGTGGGCGTCGGGGGAGGGGTACACGTCGTGGTAGACGGTGCCCGCGCGCAGCTCCTTGTAGCCGGTGTGCAGGCCCAGGCGGCGGCCGACGACACCGAGCATCGCCTCCATGGTCAGCAGCGGGCGGTCCGTGGGAGCCGGGGTGCTGGTCGGGGTGGGCGGCAGGGCCGCCTCGTCCTCCACCGGGAGGCCGCGCAGCATCAGATAGCCGTCCTGGTTGCCCTCGGCGTTGAAGGTGTCCAGCGCGGTCGCCAGGGCGCCGGGGAGCGCGGTGGCGGCCGTCTGCGCGGATTCCAGGAAGGCGTCCAGGTCCGCGCGGGGCGTCTGCGGCAGCCGCGCGGCGAGGGCGCGCAGCTCACCGGCGAAAGCGGTGCAGTCCACGACTGTCACGGGGATTTCCTTTCCTAGGCGTGCTCTTGGACGTGTGCGCGGGCGTACTGGTACAGCAGCTCCGCGCCGATTTCGGTGGCCAGGACGGAGGTGATGCCGCCGTGGTCGTAGAGCGGCGACACCTCCATGACGTCGAATCCGACCGGTCGCAGGTCCCCGATGCCGCGCAGCAGCGCCAGGACCTCCCGGGAGCTGGGGCCGCCGGGGGCCGGCGTCCCGGTGCCCGGGGCGAAGGCCGGGTCCACGACGTCGATGTCCACCGACACATAGAGGGGCGCGTCGCCGACGATGTCCCGCACCAGCCGGGTGGCGGCGTCGTTGCCGAGGTCGGCGAAGGTGTCGGCGGTGACGATGTGCACGCCGTGCCCGCGGGCGTAGTCCAGCGAGTCGGGCTGCGGGTTGTGCCCCCGGATGCCGATCTGCACCATCCGCTGCGGATCGACCAGCTTCTCCTCGATGGCGTGGCGGAAGGGCGTGCCGTGGTGGTATTCGCCGCCGTAGAAGGCGGGGTTGGTGTCGCTGTGGGCATCGAGATGGAGCACGGCCAGCGGCCCGTGCTTGGCGGAGACGGCCCGCAGCGCGGCGAGGGTCAGTGAGTGGTCGCCACCGAGCATGAGGAACGCCGCGTTGTCGGCGAGCAGTTCGGCCAGCCGACGCTGTGCGGTGTCCATGGCGATGTGCATGTTGAACGGGGTCAGATCGATGTCGCCGGCATCGACGCAGCTGATCAGGTCGAAGGTGCCCGGTCCGCGGTCGATGCCCACCCCGTGGATGAGCCCGGACTCACTGCGGATGGCGCGGGGGCCGAAGCGGGCCCCCGGCCGGTAGCTGGTGCCGCCGTCGTACGGGGCGCCGATGACCACGACGTCCCGGCCGCGCGGGGCGGGATCGTGCGGCAGCCGCATGAAGGTGGGGATCTGCGCGTAGCGGGGGGAGACGGTGGTGTCGATGCGTTCCACGCCCTGGTTGCTCCTTCGTCTGTGCGCGGGGTGACGTGTCGTCACGAAATGGGCTGTGTGCGGCTCTCCAGCTGGCCGGCGGCGAGCTGCACCACTTCCTCGGTGGCCACCTCGTCCGGGTGCCGCCCGGCCACCACCACCTGGTCGAACAGCTCCTGGACGACCAGGCGCTTGGCGTGGTGCACCCGCCCCTGGGGGACTCCGGCGGCGGTGAGCAGCCGGCTGAACGACGAGGTGGTGCCGGATCCCTCGTGCACCCCGAGCTTGGGGCGCAGCACGGTCTCCTGCGGAAGCACATCGCCCATCGCGGCCCGGAGCACCCACTTGTCCTGGCCGTAGCGGCGCTTCAGCCCCGCCTCCAGGGGGACCAGGACGTCCAGCACCTCGCGGTCCCAGTAGGGGTGGGTGGACCAGTGGCCGCCGATGCCGGAGAGCACCGGGGACATCTCGTTGAGGCCGTCGAAGGTCTCCATGTCGTGGGCGAGCGCGGTGTCCAGGGCGGGCAGCCGGTCCTCGCGGTGCATCCCGCCGAGCGGGATGTCGGCGCCGTAGCCGGTGAGGATGCGCCGCCCGGTGCCGCCCAGCCGCAGGTACAGGGCGGTCAGCGGGAGCAGGTACTCGATGATGTCGGGGTCCAGGGACTCCGCCGCCCAGACCGTGTGCGGCAGGCGGCGCAGCAGGTCGTCGGTGGGGATGGTGAGTTCGCGGTGCGCGGTGCCGAGGTGCGCGGCGACCACCCGTGCCTGCGGGAACTCATCGGCCTCGTCCGTACCCATCGAGACGGTGTCGACCGGGCCGGCCGCCCGGCCCGCGGCCAGCGCCGCGACGCTGGAGGAGTCGATCCCGCCGGAGAGCACCACCAGCGGCGCCTCCGGGCCCATACGGACCTGGACCGCGTGCTCCAGGGCCCGGCGGACGGCCGCCACCGCCTCGTCCTCCGGCAGGATCCGGCGGGAGAGCGGCGGCGCCCAGGTGCGGTGCGCGGTGCAGCCTCCCGTGCCGAGGGCGACCTCCAGCACCGTGCCGGCCGGGACCTGGTGGACCCCGGGCAGACGGCGGACCGGGCGGGCGGCGGGCAGCGGACGCCCCGTGGGGGCGGTACGCAGCGCCTTGGCCTCGGTGGCGGCCAGCACCCGGCCCGGCGCGGCCGTCAGGTACAACGGCACCGAGCCCGCGTGGTCGGTGGCGAGCAGCACCCGCCCCTCGCCCTGCACCAGCGCGGCGAAGCGGCCGTTGAGCAGCCGGAACGCATGCAGGTCATAGATGTCGAAGAGCGCGCGGACGAGCTGGGCGTCACCGTCCGGCCCGGCGCCGGGCGGCAGCAGCGACCGCAGCTCGGCCTGGTTGTAGAGCTCTCCGGCGAACACCACCGCGCAGCGCGGTCCGTACGCCCGGGCGGCCTCCGGTGCGCCGGTGTGCAGCAGGCCGGTGTGCAGCGTGTGGCCGTGCCGTTCCTCCCGCTCCAGGGCGCAGGACCCCAGCGAGGCGAAGACCGGGGCCGGGGCCCGGCCCCCGTCCTGATGGACGGCGGCCAGGAAACCGGTGGCGGCGGGCAGGGTCCGCTCCATGTCAGATGCTCAGGGCCGCGAAGCCGCCGGCCTGGAAGTCGTAGTTCACCGGGACCTCGATGAGGAACGGCCGCCCCAGACCGGCGCCCTTGCGCAGCGCGGCGAGCAGCTCCTCGCGGCTGCCGGCCCGCACCGCCTCCACCCCGTTGGCCTTGGCCAGTTCGGTGAAGTCGACACCGGTGAACTTCACCGCCGGGTCGTGGGAGCGGTGGTGGCCGATGTTCTGGTAGAGCTCGATCAGCCCGTTGGTGTCGTTGTTGACCACCACGGTGACGATGGGCAGGTTGAGCCGGGCGATGGTCTCCAGGTCCGAGCTGTTCGAGTGGAAGCCGCCGTCGCCCGCGATGAGGAAGGTGGGCTGCCCCGGACGGGCCAGCTGGGCGCCCATCGCGGCGGGGATGCCGTAGCCGAAGCTGGAGCAGCCGGCCGAGGTCAGGAAGCCGAACGGCTGGTCGGCGCGGGCGAAGAGCACTCCGTAGTGCCGGAAGAAGCCGATGTCGGAGACGATGGTGCCCTCGCCCGGCTCGGCGCTCTCGGCCATCACCGTGTTCATGCAGTCCATCACCTGGTGGACCCGCATACCGTCCGCATGGCGCTCGGGGTCGGAGAGGAACTCGGCGATCCGCTCGCGGAGCGGGGC
This genomic stretch from Streptomyces nigrescens harbors:
- a CDS encoding asparagine synthase-related protein; protein product: MERTLPAATGFLAAVHQDGGRAPAPVFASLGSCALEREERHGHTLHTGLLHTGAPEAARAYGPRCAVVFAGELYNQAELRSLLPPGAGPDGDAQLVRALFDIYDLHAFRLLNGRFAALVQGEGRVLLATDHAGSVPLYLTAAPGRVLAATEAKALRTAPTGRPLPAARPVRRLPGVHQVPAGTVLEVALGTGGCTAHRTWAPPLSRRILPEDEAVAAVRRALEHAVQVRMGPEAPLVVLSGGIDSSSVAALAAGRAAGPVDTVSMGTDEADEFPQARVVAAHLGTAHRELTIPTDDLLRRLPHTVWAAESLDPDIIEYLLPLTALYLRLGGTGRRILTGYGADIPLGGMHREDRLPALDTALAHDMETFDGLNEMSPVLSGIGGHWSTHPYWDREVLDVLVPLEAGLKRRYGQDKWVLRAAMGDVLPQETVLRPKLGVHEGSGTTSSFSRLLTAAGVPQGRVHHAKRLVVQELFDQVVVAGRHPDEVATEEVVQLAAGQLESRTQPIS
- the speB gene encoding agmatinase; protein product: MERIDTTVSPRYAQIPTFMRLPHDPAPRGRDVVVIGAPYDGGTSYRPGARFGPRAIRSESGLIHGVGIDRGPGTFDLISCVDAGDIDLTPFNMHIAMDTAQRRLAELLADNAAFLMLGGDHSLTLAALRAVSAKHGPLAVLHLDAHSDTNPAFYGGEYHHGTPFRHAIEEKLVDPQRMVQIGIRGHNPQPDSLDYARGHGVHIVTADTFADLGNDAATRLVRDIVGDAPLYVSVDIDVVDPAFAPGTGTPAPGGPSSREVLALLRGIGDLRPVGFDVMEVSPLYDHGGITSVLATEIGAELLYQYARAHVQEHA
- the cs1 gene encoding clavaminate synthase Cs1 encodes the protein MTVVDCTAFAGELRALAARLPQTPRADLDAFLESAQTAATALPGALATALDTFNAEGNQDGYLMLRGLPVEDEAALPPTPTSTPAPTDRPLLTMEAMLGVVGRRLGLHTGYKELRAGTVYHDVYPSPDAHYLSSETSETLLEFHTEMAYHVLQPNYVMLACTRADHERTAATLVASVRKALPLLSAEVRERLFGRKMPCCVDVSFRGGVPDPGAIAQVTPLYGDPGDPFIGYDRELLTPDVPEDVAAVAALSKALDEVTEAVYLTPGDVLIVDNFRTTHARTPFSPRWDGRDRWLHRVYIRTPRNGQLSGGERAGDVVAFTPRG